A genomic stretch from Malus domestica chromosome 15, GDT2T_hap1 includes:
- the LOC108172236 gene encoding uncharacterized protein: MEGMVLVYGTLCEGQDEEKDDAKRPKNLTYYRIHDLPENLCHSSDHQVRGNAEKKRLLKRCLYQDFPVYPNLQVQGGKIKPFSLSCLISAKTYRQNGGGHFVYHLSYH; encoded by the exons ATGGAGGGAATGGTTTTGGTTTACGGGACTTTGTGTGAAGGCCAGGATGAGGAGAAAGATGATGCTAAAAGACCGAAGAATTTGACCTATTATCGCATTCATGATTTACCAGAG aacTTGTGCCATTCGAGTGACCACCAGGTACGAGGAAACGCTGAAAAGAAAAGGCTGCTCAA ACGTTGCCTTTATCAAGACTTCCCTGTATATCCAAATCTTCAAGTACAGGGAGGTAAGATAAAACCTTTTTCACTGAGTTGCCTAATTTCAGCGAAAACTTACAGACAAAATGGTGGTGGTCATTTTGTTTATCACTTATCCTATCACTAA